The following proteins are encoded in a genomic region of Coffea eugenioides isolate CCC68of chromosome 6, Ceug_1.0, whole genome shotgun sequence:
- the LOC113776360 gene encoding uncharacterized protein LOC113776360 — protein sequence MKKRAFSVVCDAQLPHKSGVRGTVPTATCTTLSFISPRNSTLIQNPQSTFRSVASHAYSTRCKSRNHLFNSEDIVHYGSRRLRSDIDSINNLDEALGFYKQMGYGRVRMHSA from the exons ATGAAGAAAAGGGCTTTCTCAGTCGTCTGTGATGCTCAACTTCCTCACAAATCAGGGGTAAGAGGCACTGTTCCTACTGCTACTTGTACTACTCTCTCATTCATTTCTCCAAGAAACTCAACCCTTATTCAAAACCCCCAATCAACTTTTCGTTCTGTTGCTTCTCATGCCTATAGTACTCGTTGTAAAAGTAGAAATCATCTCTTTAATTCTGAAGACATTGTCCATTATGGGTCTCGGAGATTGAGGAGTGATATTGACAGTATCAACAATCTTGATGAAGCTCTAGGCTTTTACAAGCAGATG GGATATGGCCGAGTTAGGATGCATTCCGCTTGA
- the LOC113773874 gene encoding pentatricopeptide repeat-containing protein At3g22470, mitochondrial-like — protein MRHKDYGLSKAGNTSMAIQVLRFMEKGGRCRPNAAAYNTIIDGLCKDKMMDQALSLIHEMIEKGIAPDVITYNCLVQGLCNLSKWKDAGKLFTEMKAYNIFPSVVTFDILIDALCKEGQLEGAEEVLKIMIGQNEKPDNATYNALMDGFCLQGRMDEAKRVFDKMAANGLSPDVQSHNILINGYMKKMKVEPAMSLFQEIPRKGLTPDVATYNTVLQGLFSVRRYLTAIEVFNEMRAAGIKPDFYTYCVLLDGLCKNSHVEEALQFLHKMEVDGVDCQIAMYNIVLDGLCKCGKLDSARHLFYSLSSKGLDPDVATYNTMINGLFSEGLLQEAKDFIKKMVALQI, from the exons ATGAGGCACAAGGATT ATGGGCTTTCTAAGGCTGGGAACACTAGCATGGCCATTCAAGtccttagattcatggaaaaagGAGGAAGGTGCAGGCCTAATGCTGCTGCTTACAACACTATTATCGACGGGTTGTGCAAGGATAAAATGATGGATCAAGCTCTCTCCCTTATACACGAGATGATTGAGAAAGGAATTGCCCCGGATGTCATCACTTACAATTGTTTGGTCCAGGGTCTGTGCAATTTAAGTAAATGGAAGGATGCTGGAAAGCTCTTTACCGAGATGAAGGCTTATAATATTTTTCCAAGTGTCGTTACTTTTGATATTCTTATTGATGCACTATGTAAGGAAGGACAGTTAGAAGGTGCAGAGGAGGTGCTGAAAATCATGATTGGGCAAAATGAGAAGCCTGATAATGCTACATATAACGCATTGATGGATGGGTTCTGTTTACAAGGCCGAATGGACGAAGCAAAGAGagtttttgataaaatggctgCTAACGGCCTTAGTCCTGATGTTCAAAGCCATAATATATTGATAAATGGCtatatgaagaaaatgaaagtggaACCGGCCATGAGTCTCTTCCAAGAGATTCCACGGAAAGGCTTAACACCTGATGTTGCAACTTATAACACAGTCCTGCAGGGTTTATTTAGTGTGCGAAGGTATCTTACGGCAATCGAAGTTTTCAATGAGATGCGAGCTGCTGGCATAAAGCCTGATTTTTACACTTACTGTGTGTTATTGGACGGTTTATGCAAGAACTCACATGTTGAGGAAGCACTTCAATTTTTGCACAAGATGGAAGTTGATGGAGTAGATTGTCAGATAGCAATGTACAACATCGTCCTTGATGGATTATGCAAATGTGGGAAGCTTGACAGTGCCCGACATCTTTTCTATAGTCTCTCTTCTAAAGGATTAGACCCTGATGTTGCAACATATAACACAATGATAAATGGCCTCTTTTCAGAAGGTTTACTGCAGGAAGCCAAAGATTTTATTAAGAAAATGGTTGCACTCCAGATCTAA
- the LOC113773875 gene encoding putative pentatricopeptide repeat-containing protein At1g12700, mitochondrial: MRKRALSGTATTAAFTTLSFLSPRNSTPIQSAFHSAALTIGITSSNHHQAKPNNIVHYGSRGLRSDIDRISNLDEALGFYKQMVGMRPVPSVVHFTQLLGRIVKMKQYLVVLSLYRDMAELGCIPLNEYTLNIVINCYCFLGKVNFGFSIFGGFFKRGILPDTATFNTLLKGLFWEHKIHEAQALFKKIIYEKLCIPNEITYGTVIDGLSKAGNTSMAIQVLRFMEKGGRCRPHTAAYNTIIDGLCKDKMMDQHYS; this comes from the coding sequence ATGAGAAAAAGGGCCCTCTCAGGTACTGCTACTACTGCCGCTTTTActactctttcatttctttctccaagaaattcaaccCCCATCCAATCTGCTTTTCACTCTGCAGCCCTCACTATTGGTATTACAAGCAGTAATCATCATCAGGCTAAGCCTAACAACATTGTTCATTATGGGTCTCGGGGATTAAGGAGTGATATTGACAGAATCAGCAATCTTGATGAAGCTCTAGGCTTTTACAAGCAGATGGTCGGGATGAGACCTGTGCCTAGTGTTGTTCATTTCACTCAATTGCTGGGTCGTATTGTTAAGATGAAGCAATATTTGGTGGTTCTTTCTCTTTACAGAGATATGGCTGAGTTAGGATGCATTCCGCTTAATGAATACACACTTAATATTGTGATTAACTGTTATTGCTTCTTGGGTAAAGTGAATTTTGGGTTTTCTATATTTGGTGGCTTCTTCAAGCGAGGTATTTTGCCCGATACGGCCACCTTTAATACTCTGCTTAAAGGACTCTTTTGGGAACACAAAATTCATGAGGCACAAGCAttgttcaagaaaataatatatGAAAAGCTATGCATACCTAATGAAATTACGTATGGGACTGTGATAGATGGGCTTTCTAAGGCTGGGAACACTAGCATGGCCATTCAAGtccttagattcatggaaaaagGAGGAAGGTGCAGGCCTCATACAGCTGCTTACAACACTATTATCGACGGGTTGTGCAAGGATAAAATGATGGATCAACACTATTCTTGA